The proteins below come from a single Fusarium verticillioides 7600 chromosome 3, whole genome shotgun sequence genomic window:
- a CDS encoding hypothetical protein (At least one base has a quality score < 10), with the protein MKSFSLFALGQALLAAATPHGSELPVRQNGNSFAGVNSFFLHAFKQQDRLEVLDAIKNANLKVLRIFISATGQNAKNTGSIAMPDIEPQTVGVWDDTQLKAIDQLMVEAQARGIKLTIAIHDRYQLGCWGSDAYVYKYKLPAVDCNTQPASANNVEFWYSDKNCISDFQNRIRHVLEHKNTLISGSPAWKDLNSHIFAFNIQNEGQGHLNNNVPPHPSWWCDRAGFMRGIMGSSKVLISTGGGNEFPNSDVAENWACKALDLVTIHSYSGVNEFKNKGPVALQHAKSANKLMLFEEFGATGSSKSTTVGQHIDVFNGLGVPWMPWQISKPGNKANDYEFWTDEATYGVVKDGSNGALAKAAAQTWSI; encoded by the exons atgaagagcttcagcCTTTTCGCATTGGGTCAAGCTCTGCTCGCAGCAGCCACTCCTCATGGCTCCGAACTCCCCGTTCGCCAAAATGGCAATAGCTTCGCAGGCGTaaactctttcttcctccatgCTTTCAAGCA GCAGGATCGATTGGAAGTCCTGgacgccatcaagaatgCAAATCTGAAGGTCCTACGAATCTTCATTTCGGCAACTGGCCAGAACGCCAAGAACACTGGCTCAATCGCAATGCCTGACATCGAGCCCCAGACCGTAGGTGTTTGGGACGACACCCAGCTCAAAGCCATAGATCAACTCATGGTAGAAGCACAAGCCAGAggcatcaagctcaccatcGCGATCCATGATCGGTACCAGCTCGGTTGCTGGGGAAGCGATGCCTATGTGTACAAGTACAAGCTGCCTGCAGTAGACTGCAACACTCAGCCCGCTAGTGCCAACAACGTCGAGTTCTGGTACTCGGACAAGAACTGTATTTCCGATTTCCAGAATCGTATCCGTCATGTTCTTGAACATAAGAATACACTTATCAGCGGAAGTCCCGCCTGGAAAGATCTAAACAGCCATATCTTTGCGTTCAATATCCAGAATGAAGGGCAGGGCCATTTGAACAACAATGTTCCGCCTCATCCGTCGTGGTGGTGCGATCGAGCTGGCTTCATGCGGGGCATTATGGGTAGCAGCAAGGTTCTAATCTCCACTG GTGGCGGTAATGAGTTCCCCAACTCAGATGTTGCAGAGAACTGGGCTTGCAAGGCCTTGGACCTCGTCACAATCCACTCGTATTCGGGCGTCAACGaattcaagaacaagggtccAGTTGCGCTGCAGCACGCAAAGAGcgccaacaagctcatgctCTTTGAGGAGTTCGGTGCTACTGGGAGCAGTAAGTCTACCACGGTCGGTCAGCATATCGACGTGttcaatggtcttggtgtGCCGTGGATGCCCTGGCAGATCAGCAAGCCTGGTAACAAGGCAAATGACTATGAGTTTTGGACGGATGAGGCTACTTATGGTGTTGTTAAGGATGGCTCGAATGGTGCTTTGGCAAAGGCCGCTGCACAGACGTGGTCTATCTAG